The following DNA comes from Stigmatella erecta.
AAGAGCTTGGCGTTGCGCTGCAGCTGGGCGACACGCTCGGGCTCGGCCGCCATGATGGAGAGCGCGGACAGGGCCGCGGCGGCATTGGGAGGCGTCAGGCCCACGCTGAAGATGAACCCGGGGGTGGTGTACTTCAGGTAGCGGATGAGCTCCGAGCTGCCCGCGATGTAGCCCCCGCAGCTGGCCAGGGACTTCGAGAGCGTCCCCATCCAGATGTCCACATCGGACGAGGGGATGCCGAAGTGCTCCTGGATGCCACGGCCGGTGGCGCCCAGCACGCCCATGGAGTGGGCCTCATCCACCATCAGGAAGGCGTTGAACTCGCGCTTGAGCTCGATGATCTTGGGCAGGTCCGGGATGTCCCCGTCCATGCTGAACACGCCCTCGGTGATGATGACCGCGCGCTCGGCGTCGGCCCGGTGCTCCTTCAGCAGCTCCCGGAGGTGCCCCAGGTCATTGTGGCGGTAGGGCCGGGCGCGGGCGCCCGACAGCGTCACGCCCTGCACGATGCTGTTGTGGGCCAGGGCGTCGTAAAGAATCAAATCCCTGCGGTTGAACAGGTGCCCGATGACGGTCACGTTCGTGGCGTGGCCACTCACGAGCACCAGCGCGGCCTCCGTGCCGAGCCACGACGCCAGCGCCGCTTCCAGCTCGCGGTGGAGCGTCTTCTCGCCAGAGGCGATGCGGCTGGCGGACGGGGACGTGCCGAAGCGGTCGATGGCGTCCTTTGCCGCGGCGGAGACGCGCGGGTCCCCCGAGAGGCCCAGATAGTTGTACGTGGAGAAGTTCAACAGCTCGCGCCCACCGATCTGGGTGGTATCGCGGGTGACGCCCTCCTGTGCCTTGAAGAAGGGATGCACCTCGGTCCAGCGGGAGACGACCGACAGGCGCGAGCGGAGTGCCTTGAACGTGCCGTGCTCTTCGAGCTTGACCGGGGTCAGGCTACCGCCCGAGCGGAGCAGCCGCTCGAGCAGGGCGCGCTTCTCCTGAGGAGACAACTGGTCGATGTTCATGACTTGGTTCCCGTCATCTTGCGGAGGAGCGCTTCCACTTCGGCATCCGACATGCTGTCGGTGGCGCTGGGGGGCGGGGCCTGCTGCTCCCCGGTCAGGGCACGCGAGAGCGCCCGGAGGGTGCGGTAGTCCCAGAGCACGGTGGGCTCCACGCGGCGCTTGAGCAGGGTCTCGAGCTCTCCGGCCAGGGCCACCGCTTCCATGGAGTCGATCCCCAGCTCATCGAGCGGCAGGTTGACGTCGATGGCGTCGGGACTCAGACGCGTCCGGGTGGCCACCATGGCCTTCAGCCATTGTTCGAGTTCGTCGCTGGTTATCATGTCTCTCATCCTGCGAGTGCTGTCTCCGAGGCTGGCCCGGTGGACACATCCGTCACCGAGAGCAGGTGTCCGCCCTCGACACGCGCGGCCAACAGGTCGAAAATCTCCCGGCACGCCGTTTCAGGCAAGGCCTCGGGCTCCATCAGGAACTGGCCCGCCAGGGCGGGCACGCCCGCCCGGCACAGGGCCAGGCCGGGATTGAACCGCTCGAAGT
Coding sequences within:
- a CDS encoding acyl carrier protein yields the protein MITSDELEQWLKAMVATRTRLSPDAIDVNLPLDELGIDSMEAVALAGELETLLKRRVEPTVLWDYRTLRALSRALTGEQQAPPPSATDSMSDAEVEALLRKMTGTKS